TTGCGATGATTGCTATCATAGCGCATGCGATTTCCCTCATGTCATTTTCGAGCATACTCCTAGAGAAGCTAATCTTGGGGCTCATGAGTTGGCCAGTCGAGCTAGGCATAGGTTGTGTAGTACGTGGATGGGAGAACGACCTGACGATGTCAAAAAAAAAGTATCCACAGGatcaattttttttaaagaaCAAGAAAAAGACAATGAGAGTCCAAACGAGAAAAAACGACTTGTATAGATAATCAGCAACAGTATCAGTTGTGATTGACATCGCACGAAAAACGTAAAAAGGTTTTCCGAAAGCAACAAATATTATCGTTTGAACACACAATTCGTATTCATGGTATTTAACTCTGGGTAAATTTTGACCACGGCCGGAACTAGTGCCTGATGAATATGTTGTACTCGACCGTGGCATCGTTGGTCTTGAGGTCCAAGGTGTGCGTCCTGGCCTGCGCGTACCCGCGAGCCCACCTAAAAACGCGGGTACCGCCGACAACAGCCATCTCTCGAACTTCGGTGAACACCGCGTTGCGACCCATAATGGCGACGCTGCTGCCGTTGTACTTGCCGGCGGTGAAGACGAAGTTCATGAGCATGAGCAGCGCCATCTGGTCCTTGCCGGCGGCGATGTAGGTGCCCTGGGCACGGCCCATGAGCCTGGATGAGTTGAGGCTGGGGCCCTCTGTGAGCGGGTCGTCGATGACGATCACGAGGCCGAAAGCTGCCTTGGAAGTGTTGGTCGTGGCCGCGTGCGCCACCGGCACCGACGTTGGGTCCGGTCCGCTCACCACGTCATGCCAGTACACCTTGAGGTGCGTCTCCTTCTGGGACGACGCGGTCTGCGACTTCATGGTAACCAGGGCGAGGAGGACGAAGAAGAGCGCGGCAGTGGCCATGGTTTTTCTATTGAGTAGTCGGTGTTTCGCTGCTGTGACGCGTGCTGTGTGCGTGCGCTTGTATTTATGTGCTGCGTGCCTGCGTCTGGGCGCGAAAGTGGGTATGCATGTATTAAGTGGCGCGTTGACAGCTGAGCAAAAGGATGCAAAGATGGTAGGTCGCGCTTCCGCATAGTACCTTTCAAGACGCAAAGTGCCCAACAACTGCACTCGTATGCAGGACCAGGTCCATGGTGGAGTACCTTTCTCCCTTTGAAGCAAGCGGTGTGGTGCTTTCATTCTCTTTAGCACATCAGAAAATTATATGTGTCTTGTAGCAGTGCTGCAATGAAGTCCATATCATACTGTTGTTTCCAGAAGTAGAAACATGAAATAAGCATGCAATAATGTTGGAGCTCCTAAGCTCCATGAACGGTAAGCGTGAGCAAAAATGGGTACCTGTTAGGTCGGTTGTGTCATGTCTATAGATATGATATGCTTCCCTGTTGTATGAGTGACAGAGAGATTGTGATGTGATGGAAGAGGGGACTGAATTTGATGCTCCCCTGCTCCTTGCGCAGACCTTTCCACCCTCGGGCTTGGTAGATACTTCCTCCATATCAAAGTATAAGAAGCATTTTGAAACTATCATGGACACTAAAAGCATTCTATAAAAagttacagagggagtattaaaCTAGGAGTAACACATATGTCATACAAATGTTATTCATAAAAATGGCTAATATGTCACTCTAATTTTGTAAACACACAACATAAATCCGGAATAAAAAACTAATATCTTACTCTACCTAGTTTGCATACTACAAACTGTAGAAAATACTTGGATCGCTACAATATTTCTATGTTGTTTGGTTGTTTTGATCTGATCCTCATAGAGGTATATGTACTATAGAGTACAATTTTTGCAACAACAAAAAATATCGAGTACAATGGAGGAGAGAGAATTGGAGTACAACACATGGTTGCTCAAACCAATTATATATCTTTATCTCTAAAATTCTCACTCAGTTGTGAAGCCGTGAAGCGAACAATTGCGATTGAATTTGAAGTCTTGCACGCACATCATCTTCTCGGCTTCGCCATCAATACTTGCGTCTCTAATGGGTCGGCACCTAGGGCGGTAACCATGTCGCCTTCGGGTGCCTTACATGTCTCTGTTCTATGCCACAACGCGAGTGACGATGCAAACGTTATTGACGGGAGTTGTTGCCGATATGTGTAGCTCTAGATTTAGTTTTGTATGTCGATGTTGAGGTATGATGATTCAGCCATGGTTAGTTATGGTCGATGGTGTAGTCGTAGTTGAAGGCATTGCAGCAGTCTGTCAATGATGATGTGTCGCTTCAAGGCGTCCCTCCCGGCAACAAAGTGTCGATGTCCTTTCATACTAGAGAAGTTGATGAAAAAATATATCTCTTTCTACACCAGCTTGGCGTGTGGATGGTGCATGCTAGGATCGCTTCTCATAGATCCAAGTACTAGATGAAGATTATTTTTTGTCAACGGGACATGGCAGTAAACCTTGATGGCGATGGTTTGGCTCCATGGAGATGTTGATGCAGATGTTCTCGATGCACTAGGACAATGTAGACGTGTGTCGGTGCAGTGCTCGTTGTCTTGTGCGTGGAGAAGAAAAAACGTAAATGAACGAGAGGTTTAATCAGGGGTTTACGGACCTCTTCTTTAACTAATCTCCACCCCTCCCTTTGAATTTCAAGGGGTGTGAGCTCCCTGTTAAATCCGTAATTATTTGCCTGTGCGTGTAGCATTGCTCGTGGATAAGTTCACCCTGCCATGATCCAACTCGTGCATGCTTATCCACCCTGCCATGATCCAAGTTGTGCGGGGAGTCCATTGACCGTGGGAGTCACTCCACGTTGCTGTTTGGCATGACCATGAGTTCATTGTACGTTGGTACCACAACTGGAGCTCGGGTAATGAATTTGTACTAGTCAGTTTCCTATCCAAACACGTTTAAACGCGAATCAGTTCAATTTGTTGCCGTGTGCCTCTGACTTGGTACTGAGCTGGAGAAAAAAACGTAAAATAGTACCAATTCATTACCCTAGCCGTAATTATGGTACCAACGTGCAATTCACTTATGTCCCTAGGCCCCGATGTTGCCCTCAAAGCGGGAGCCTGGAGCTGTTGATGTGTGTGGTTCGTGGTGCACGACACTGTATGTGTGCCATTGGTGAAGCTTGCATGCATTGGTCGGAAGCCGTGTTTGTACGTACGGAAGATAGGGCACatggcactagtagaaaacgggccattagcaccggtttgtaagggcctttagtgccggttatggaaccggcacaaacgtttcggcactaaagccccccccccctttagtaccggttcatcacgaaccggtgctaaagagGAACCAcatggcacgagccagctccgggggccgggagccctttagtaccagttggtaacaccaaccgttACTAAatgggtttttgttttattttgtatttttcaattaaatttgtgttatcaatttaatttaggattgttttatgttataatgagttgtagtcgtcatcatcatcatcatcatcgcattctaataaataaataaactctagctagctaaaaatcatcgtagtcgtctaattaccactatttaatcatcataatcattaccgcgctagctatctaatcatcatcaacgctggctagcttaaagagaaaacattcactttgtaacagaagcaaagatatcatcatGTTCAACATAATCGTCACCAAgatcgaagttcaggacacggacatgagacaagtactaattaagagcatgaactagtagctactgatcctgctgctccctctcaggtagaatagcatagaacatgtatagctctcctgattcatcatactggagcatgcagatgaatctgtctcctaatcttgggttgcgcttcaccttactgccccctagtacttctctgcgatcgttaacaattttgctccaatctttcactattaagcattcttcgctttcagaaatcctgaatgcactcatgtgcaatgtaggaaatcttggtcgtaagctaac
The sequence above is drawn from the Triticum urartu cultivar G1812 unplaced genomic scaffold, Tu2.1 TuUngrouped_contig_280, whole genome shotgun sequence genome and encodes:
- the LOC125527064 gene encoding dirigent protein 19-like, with the translated sequence MATAALFFVLLALVTMKSQTASSQKETHLKVYWHDVVSGPDPTSVPVAHAATTNTSKAAFGLVIVIDDPLTEGPSLNSSRLMGRAQGTYIAAGKDQMALLMLMNFVFTAGKYNGSSVAIMGRNAVFTEVREMAVVGGTRVFRWARGYAQARTHTLDLKTNDATVEYNIFIRH